A single genomic interval of Nocardioides palaemonis harbors:
- the trpA gene encoding tryptophan synthase subunit alpha: MASTTTAFEKARAEDRAALIGYLPAGFPSVDGSIAALRTMVEAGCDAIEIGLPYSDPVMDGPTIQAAAQQALDAGTRTRDVIDVVQAVAETGVPTLVMTYWNPVERYGVERWATDLAGAGGAGLITPDITPDHGGEWVEAADAHDLDKVFLVAPSSTDERIAMTAAASRGFVYAAAVMGVTGARDATSDLAGPLVQRVRATGDIPVAVGIGVSNGDQAAEVAGYADGVIVGSAFVRALLDHPGDEAAGLAALRALTEDLAGGVRRG, from the coding sequence ATGGCGTCGACCACCACCGCCTTCGAGAAGGCCCGTGCCGAGGACCGCGCCGCGCTCATCGGCTACCTCCCCGCCGGGTTCCCCAGCGTCGACGGCTCGATCGCAGCGCTGCGCACCATGGTCGAGGCCGGGTGCGACGCCATCGAGATCGGTCTGCCCTACAGCGACCCGGTGATGGACGGCCCGACCATCCAGGCAGCCGCGCAGCAGGCCCTCGACGCCGGCACCCGCACCCGTGACGTCATCGACGTCGTGCAGGCGGTCGCGGAGACCGGTGTCCCGACCCTGGTGATGACCTACTGGAACCCCGTCGAGCGCTACGGGGTGGAGCGGTGGGCCACCGACCTCGCCGGCGCGGGCGGCGCGGGCCTGATCACGCCCGACATCACGCCCGACCACGGCGGTGAGTGGGTCGAGGCGGCCGATGCCCACGACCTCGACAAGGTCTTCCTCGTCGCCCCGAGCTCGACCGACGAGCGGATCGCGATGACCGCGGCGGCCAGCCGCGGGTTCGTCTACGCGGCGGCCGTCATGGGCGTCACCGGCGCCCGCGACGCGACGTCCGACCTCGCCGGACCGCTGGTGCAGCGCGTCCGGGCGACCGGTGACATCCCGGTCGCGGTCGGCATCGGGGTCAGCAACGGAGACCAGGCCGCCGAGGTGGCCGGCTACGCCGACGGCGTGATCGTGGGCTCCGCCTTCGTGCGCGCCCTGCTCGACCACCCCGGCGACGAGGCCGCGGGACTGGCTGCGCTGCGCGCGCTCACCGAGGACCTCGCCGGCGGCGTACGTCGTGGCTAG
- the trpB gene encoding tryptophan synthase subunit beta, whose amino-acid sequence MRYEADERGYFGETWGGRFMPEALVKALDELTVAWQDAMADADFVAEFERVLRDYAGTPSRLYHAERLSAQVGARVLLKREDLNHTGAHKIRNVMGQALLTKRMGKTRVIAETGAGQHGVASATAAAWFDLDCTVYMGAVDTRRQALNVARMQLLGAKVVPVESGSATLKDAINEALRDWVASVDHTAYLFGTAAGPHPFPSMVRDFCRGIGDEAREQCLEQYGVLPDAVAACVGGGSNAIGLFTAFLEDEGVEIHGFEPGGDGVETGRHAATIHAGEAGVLHGARTYVLQDEDGQTVESHSISAGLDYPGVGPQHSWLAASGRAHYTPITDTQAMDAMALLSRTEGIIPAIESAHAVAGALDVARRLGEEKGPDATVIINLSGRGDKDMGTAIEWFGLGDAEGEAEPVVATAPGEEA is encoded by the coding sequence ATCCGCTACGAGGCCGACGAGCGGGGCTACTTCGGCGAGACCTGGGGCGGCCGGTTCATGCCGGAGGCCCTCGTGAAGGCCCTCGACGAGCTCACCGTCGCGTGGCAGGACGCGATGGCCGACGCGGACTTCGTCGCCGAGTTCGAGCGGGTGCTGCGCGACTACGCCGGCACGCCAAGCCGGCTCTACCACGCCGAGCGGCTGTCGGCGCAGGTCGGCGCGCGCGTGCTGCTCAAGCGCGAGGACCTCAACCACACCGGCGCCCACAAGATCCGCAACGTGATGGGCCAGGCGCTGCTCACCAAGCGGATGGGCAAGACGCGCGTGATCGCCGAGACCGGCGCCGGCCAGCACGGTGTCGCCAGTGCGACGGCCGCGGCGTGGTTCGACCTCGACTGCACCGTCTACATGGGCGCCGTCGACACCCGACGCCAGGCGCTCAACGTCGCCCGCATGCAGCTGCTCGGCGCCAAGGTCGTCCCGGTCGAGTCCGGCAGCGCGACCCTCAAGGACGCCATCAACGAGGCGCTGCGCGACTGGGTCGCCAGTGTCGACCACACGGCCTACCTCTTCGGGACGGCCGCCGGCCCGCACCCGTTCCCGAGCATGGTCCGCGACTTCTGCCGCGGCATCGGTGACGAGGCGCGCGAGCAGTGCCTCGAGCAGTACGGCGTGCTGCCGGACGCGGTCGCGGCGTGCGTCGGCGGCGGGTCCAACGCGATCGGCCTCTTCACCGCGTTCCTCGAGGACGAGGGCGTGGAGATCCACGGCTTCGAGCCCGGCGGCGACGGCGTCGAGACCGGACGGCACGCGGCCACCATCCACGCCGGCGAGGCCGGTGTGCTCCACGGCGCGCGCACCTACGTCCTGCAGGACGAGGACGGGCAGACGGTCGAGTCGCACTCGATCTCCGCCGGCCTCGACTACCCCGGCGTGGGCCCGCAGCACTCGTGGCTGGCTGCCTCGGGCCGCGCCCACTACACGCCGATCACCGACACGCAGGCGATGGACGCGATGGCGCTGCTCAGCCGCACGGAGGGCATCATCCCGGCCATCGAGTCCGCCCACGCGGTCGCTGGCGCGCTCGACGTGGCCCGCCGCCTCGGCGAGGAGAAGGGCCCCGACGCGACGGTGATCATCAACCTGAGCGGACGCGGCGACAAGGACATGGGCACCGCCATCGAGTGGTTCGGTCTCGGCGACGCCGAGGGCGAGGCGGAGCCCGTCGTCGCGACGGCGCCGGGGGAGGAGGCCTGA
- a CDS encoding SCO family protein has product MARRRALVLAALLPLLAACGGAGSAQGTDLNGTVLDPPFEVSSTPLVDTAGDSYSLTDDTDKPLTLVFFGYTNCPDICGQVMATLAGTLARLDDAELDDLDVVFVTTDPARDDEATVERYVDAFDPSIIGLTGALGDIVTVGNSLAVGIDKGEKMPSGGYDVTHGTRIYAVDGDDESPMMWDQDVSQAQLAHDVTVLLDEG; this is encoded by the coding sequence GTGGCTAGGCGGCGCGCGCTCGTCCTGGCGGCGCTGCTGCCGCTCCTCGCGGCCTGCGGTGGCGCGGGCTCGGCGCAGGGGACCGACCTCAACGGCACCGTCCTGGACCCGCCGTTCGAGGTGTCGTCGACCCCGCTCGTCGACACCGCCGGCGACTCCTACAGCCTCACCGACGACACCGACAAGCCGCTGACGCTGGTGTTCTTCGGCTACACCAACTGTCCCGACATCTGCGGACAGGTGATGGCCACCCTCGCCGGCACCCTCGCGCGGCTCGACGACGCCGAGCTCGACGACCTCGACGTCGTCTTCGTCACCACCGACCCCGCGCGCGACGACGAGGCGACGGTCGAGCGCTACGTCGACGCCTTCGACCCCTCGATCATCGGGCTCACCGGCGCGCTGGGCGACATCGTCACCGTGGGCAACAGCCTCGCCGTCGGGATCGACAAGGGCGAGAAGATGCCCAGCGGCGGCTACGACGTCACCCACGGCACGCGCATCTACGCCGTCGACGGCGACGACGAGTCGCCGATGATGTGGGACCAGGACGTCTCGCAGGCGCAGCTGGCCCACGACGTCACCGTGCTGCTCGACGAGGGATGA
- the trpC gene encoding indole-3-glycerol phosphate synthase TrpC — translation MPASGSVLDDIVAGVREDLARREAALPLDELLAHLAEAPAPRDPMPHFRARGSSVIAEVKRRSPSKGDLAEIPDPADLARAYERGGAAAISVLTEERRFGGSLADLRAVRAAVETPLLRKDFIVETYQLVEARAAGADLALLIVAALDDDTLRRLHDEAGELGLTVLVEVHDEAEVERALALDAELVGVNSRNLKTLAVDPDVFGRLAPQIHADVVKVAESGITGVGDVQRFVSEGAGVVLVGEALVKDGDPEAAVRAMTGVTAP, via the coding sequence ATGCCTGCGTCCGGTTCCGTCCTCGACGACATCGTCGCCGGGGTGCGTGAGGACCTCGCCCGCCGCGAGGCCGCGCTCCCGCTCGACGAGCTGCTCGCCCACCTCGCGGAGGCGCCCGCACCGCGGGACCCGATGCCGCACTTCCGGGCCCGCGGGTCGAGCGTGATCGCGGAGGTCAAGCGGCGTAGCCCCAGCAAGGGCGACCTCGCCGAGATCCCCGACCCGGCCGACCTCGCGCGCGCCTACGAGCGCGGGGGAGCGGCCGCCATCTCGGTCCTCACCGAGGAGCGCCGCTTCGGCGGCAGCCTGGCCGACCTGCGCGCCGTCCGCGCCGCGGTCGAGACGCCGCTGCTGCGCAAGGACTTCATCGTCGAGACCTACCAGCTCGTCGAGGCCCGCGCCGCGGGCGCCGACCTCGCGCTGCTGATCGTCGCGGCGCTCGACGACGACACCCTGCGCCGCCTCCACGACGAGGCCGGCGAGCTCGGCCTCACCGTGCTGGTCGAGGTCCACGACGAGGCCGAGGTCGAGCGGGCCCTGGCCCTCGACGCCGAGCTGGTGGGCGTCAACAGCCGCAACCTCAAGACCCTGGCGGTCGACCCCGACGTGTTCGGGCGTCTCGCCCCGCAGATCCATGCCGACGTCGTGAAGGTCGCCGAGAGCGGCATCACCGGGGTCGGCGACGTGCAGCGCTTCGTCTCGGAGGGGGCCGGCGTCGTGCTGGTCGGCGAGGCGCTGGTCAAGGACGGCGACCCCGAGGCCGCCGTACGAGCCATGACAGGAGTGACCGCACCGTGA
- a CDS encoding glutamate synthase subunit beta, with protein sequence MADPKGFLKHGREVASRRDVAERVQDWDEVYPDGIGRALLPIINTQAARCMDCGIPFCHQGCPLGNIIPEWNDLVWRDDWDGAMDRLHATNNFPEFTGRLCPAPCETACVLGINQDPVTIKNVEVSIIDRAWGSGYVRPQPPEWLSGKTVAVVGSGPAGLAAAQQLTRAGHTVAVYERADRIGGLLRYGIPEFKMEKKHLDRRLDQMRREGTVFRAGVDVGGDLTGAQLLARYDAVVLAMGATQARDLPVTGRELGGIHQAMEFLPQANRASLGETVEDQILATGKDVVIIGGGDTGADCLGTSIRQGARSITQLEIMPRPGEDRPSGQPWPTYPMTFKVSSAHEEGGDRVYAVSTQEFVGDADGNVAELRLVEVDAKFQPVEGTERTIPAQLVLLAMGFTGPEQPGIVEQLGVELDERGNVRRDSSYASSVPGVYVAGDVGRGQSLIVWAIAEGRSAAAAVDAFLTGSTTLPAPIKPHERPLTV encoded by the coding sequence ATGGCTGACCCCAAGGGATTCCTCAAGCACGGCCGCGAGGTCGCCTCGCGCCGCGACGTCGCCGAGCGGGTGCAGGACTGGGACGAGGTCTACCCCGACGGCATCGGGCGCGCCCTGCTGCCGATCATCAACACCCAGGCCGCGCGCTGCATGGACTGCGGCATCCCGTTCTGCCACCAGGGGTGCCCGCTGGGCAACATCATCCCGGAGTGGAACGACCTGGTCTGGCGGGACGACTGGGACGGCGCGATGGACCGGCTGCACGCGACCAACAACTTCCCGGAGTTCACCGGTCGGCTCTGCCCGGCGCCCTGCGAGACCGCCTGCGTGCTGGGCATCAACCAGGACCCGGTGACGATCAAGAACGTCGAGGTCTCGATCATCGACCGCGCCTGGGGCTCGGGCTACGTCCGCCCCCAGCCGCCGGAGTGGCTCTCGGGCAAGACCGTCGCGGTCGTCGGCTCGGGCCCGGCCGGCCTCGCCGCCGCGCAGCAGCTCACCCGCGCCGGCCACACGGTCGCCGTCTACGAGCGCGCCGACAGGATCGGCGGCCTCCTGCGCTACGGCATCCCCGAGTTCAAGATGGAGAAGAAGCACCTCGACCGACGGCTGGACCAGATGCGCCGCGAGGGCACCGTGTTCCGTGCCGGCGTCGACGTCGGCGGCGACCTCACCGGCGCGCAGCTGCTCGCCCGCTACGACGCCGTCGTGCTGGCGATGGGCGCCACCCAGGCGCGCGACCTGCCCGTCACTGGCCGCGAGCTCGGCGGCATCCACCAGGCGATGGAGTTCTTGCCGCAGGCCAACCGGGCGTCGCTGGGCGAGACGGTCGAGGACCAGATCCTCGCCACCGGCAAGGACGTGGTGATCATCGGCGGCGGCGACACCGGCGCCGACTGCCTCGGCACCTCGATCCGCCAGGGTGCGCGCTCGATCACGCAGCTGGAGATCATGCCGCGCCCGGGCGAGGACCGGCCGTCGGGCCAGCCGTGGCCGACGTACCCGATGACGTTCAAGGTCTCGTCGGCCCACGAGGAGGGCGGCGACCGGGTCTACGCGGTCTCCACCCAGGAGTTCGTCGGCGACGCCGACGGCAACGTGGCCGAGCTGCGCCTGGTCGAGGTCGACGCGAAGTTCCAGCCCGTGGAGGGGACCGAGCGCACGATCCCCGCCCAGCTGGTGCTGCTCGCGATGGGCTTCACCGGTCCGGAGCAGCCGGGCATCGTGGAGCAGCTGGGCGTGGAGCTCGACGAGCGCGGCAACGTGCGCCGCGACTCCTCCTACGCCTCGTCGGTCCCCGGCGTCTACGTCGCCGGCGACGTGGGTCGCGGCCAGTCCCTCATCGTGTGGGCGATCGCCGAGGGGCGCAGCGCGGCCGCCGCGGTCGACGCGTTCCTCACCGGCTCGACGACGCTCCCCGCGCCGATCAAGCCGCACGAGCGCCCGCTGACCGTCTGA
- the gltB gene encoding glutamate synthase large subunit — protein sequence MHAFPPSFPPPQGLYDPRHEKDACGVAMVATLTGEASHDIVVKALTALRNLDHRGAAGAEVNSGDGAGILLQVPDAFLREVTRDAGMELPPARSYAVGTAFLPGDADAVAKTRQRIEEIADEEGLAVLGWREVPVDDSTLGATAKSVMPAFAQLFVAGKGARVSGMALERLAFCLRKRAESETDVYFPSLSSRTLAYKGMLTTDQLDQVFPDLTDERVASAMAVVHSRFSTNTFPSWPLAHPFRFIAHNGEINTVMGNRNWMRAREALLESDLIPGDLERLFPICTPGASDSASFDEVLELLHLGGRSLPHAVLMMIPEAWENHADMDPQRRAFYEFHSTLMEPWDGPACVVFTDGTQIGAVLDRNGLRPSRYWVTDDGLVVLASEVGVLDLDPATIVRKGRLQPGRMFLVDTEEHRIIEDEEIKGQLAAEHPYDEWLHAGLIQLDDLDDLEHIVHTHASVTRRQQVFGYTEEELRVLLSPMASTGAEAIGSMGTDTPIAALSDKPRLLFDYFAQLFAQVTNPPLDAIREELVTSLAGSIGPEANLLEPTPASCRQIVLPFPVFSNDDLAKIRHINRNGDMPGFQVHIVRGLYEVEGGGAALEARLDELCAEVSAAIADGARIIVLSDRHCTAELAPIPSLLLTGAIHHHLVREKTRTQVGLLVEAGDVREVHHVALLVGYGAAAVNPYLAMESVEDLAREAYYVKVDPEKAVANLIKALGKGVLKVMSKMGVSTVASYTGAKIFESVGLSQTVVDRYFTGTTSKLGGIELDTIAEEVARRHAVAYPRGGISPAHRELTIGGEYQWRREGEPHLFDPETVFRLQHSTRSGSYDVFKQYTDRVNQQSERLMTLRGLFTFKDAAGSGREPVDIDEVEPVSEIVRRFSTGAMSYGSISQEAHETLAIAMNRLGAKSNTGEGGEDPDRLHDPERRSAIKQVASGRFGVTSEYLTNADDIQIKMAQGAKPGEGGQLPGHKVYPWVAKTRHSTPGVGLISPPPHHDIYSIEDLAQLIHDLKNANPSARVHVKLVSEVGIGTVAAGVSKAHADVVLVSGHDGGTGASPLTSLKHAGGPWELGLAETQQTLLLNGLRDRIVVQADGQLKTGRDVVVAALLGAEEYGFATAPLVVSGCIMMRVCHLDTCPVGVATQNPVLRERFSGKADYVVNFFEFIAQEVREILAELGFRSLDEAIGQVGTLDVAGAVDHWKASGLDLTPILHQASAHGEFGQFEDQDLRCTKAQDHGLDKALDNELIAIAAPALETGEPVRAQVTVRNVNRTVGTMLGHEVTKRYKGEGLPDGTIDITLTGSAGQSFGAFVPRGITLRLEGDANDYVGKGLSGGRIVVRPDRAATFDAAEQIIAGNTIGYGATSGQIFLSGRAGERFCVRNSGASAVVEGVGDHACEYMTGGVVVVLGPTGRNLAAGMSGGYAFVLDLDESLVNRELVELAPVEGEAAEELEQLVRQHAEETGSAVAQALLADWATSLPRFTEVMPRDFKRVLEARAAALADGLDEDQANARIMEVLHG from the coding sequence ATGCACGCGTTCCCGCCGAGCTTCCCTCCTCCGCAGGGGCTCTACGACCCGCGCCACGAGAAGGACGCCTGTGGCGTCGCCATGGTGGCGACGCTCACCGGTGAGGCCAGCCACGACATCGTGGTCAAGGCGCTCACTGCGCTGCGCAACCTCGACCACCGCGGCGCCGCCGGCGCCGAGGTCAACTCGGGCGACGGTGCGGGGATCCTCCTGCAGGTGCCCGACGCGTTCCTCCGCGAGGTCACCCGCGACGCCGGCATGGAGCTGCCGCCGGCCCGCTCGTACGCGGTCGGCACGGCGTTCCTGCCCGGCGACGCCGACGCGGTCGCCAAGACCCGCCAGCGGATCGAGGAGATCGCCGACGAGGAGGGCCTCGCGGTCCTCGGCTGGCGCGAGGTGCCGGTCGACGACTCGACCCTCGGCGCCACCGCGAAGAGCGTGATGCCCGCGTTCGCCCAGCTGTTCGTCGCGGGCAAGGGCGCCCGCGTCAGCGGGATGGCGCTGGAGCGCCTCGCGTTCTGCCTGCGCAAGCGCGCCGAGTCCGAGACCGACGTCTACTTCCCGTCGCTGTCCTCGCGGACCCTCGCCTACAAGGGCATGCTCACCACCGACCAGCTCGACCAGGTCTTCCCGGACCTCACCGACGAGCGGGTCGCCTCGGCGATGGCGGTCGTGCACTCCCGCTTCTCCACCAACACCTTCCCGAGCTGGCCGCTGGCGCACCCGTTCCGGTTCATCGCCCACAACGGCGAGATCAACACGGTCATGGGCAACCGCAACTGGATGCGTGCCCGCGAGGCCCTCCTCGAGAGCGACCTGATCCCCGGCGACCTCGAGCGGCTCTTCCCGATCTGCACGCCCGGCGCGTCCGACTCCGCGTCGTTCGACGAGGTGCTCGAGCTGCTGCACCTCGGCGGCCGCTCGCTGCCGCACGCCGTGCTGATGATGATCCCGGAGGCGTGGGAGAACCACGCCGACATGGACCCGCAGCGGCGCGCGTTCTACGAGTTCCACTCCACCCTGATGGAGCCGTGGGACGGCCCGGCGTGCGTGGTCTTCACCGACGGCACCCAGATCGGCGCCGTGCTGGACCGCAACGGCCTGCGCCCCTCCCGCTACTGGGTCACCGACGACGGGCTCGTCGTGCTGGCCTCGGAGGTCGGCGTGCTCGACCTCGACCCCGCCACGATCGTCCGCAAGGGCCGGCTGCAGCCGGGCCGGATGTTCCTCGTCGACACCGAGGAGCACCGGATCATCGAGGACGAGGAGATCAAGGGCCAGCTCGCCGCGGAGCACCCCTACGACGAGTGGCTGCACGCCGGGCTGATCCAGCTCGACGACCTCGACGACCTCGAGCACATCGTCCACACCCACGCCTCGGTGACCCGGCGCCAGCAGGTCTTCGGCTACACCGAGGAGGAGCTGCGGGTGCTGCTCAGCCCGATGGCCTCCACCGGCGCCGAGGCGATCGGCTCGATGGGCACCGACACGCCCATCGCGGCGCTCAGCGACAAGCCGCGGCTGCTGTTCGACTACTTCGCCCAGCTGTTCGCGCAGGTCACCAACCCGCCGCTCGACGCGATCCGCGAGGAGCTGGTCACCTCGCTGGCCGGCTCGATCGGCCCGGAGGCCAACCTGCTCGAGCCGACGCCCGCGTCGTGCCGTCAGATCGTGCTGCCGTTCCCGGTGTTCTCCAACGACGACCTCGCCAAGATCCGCCACATCAACCGTAACGGCGACATGCCGGGCTTCCAGGTCCACATCGTCCGCGGCCTCTACGAGGTCGAGGGCGGGGGAGCCGCGCTCGAGGCGCGCCTCGACGAGCTGTGCGCCGAGGTGTCGGCCGCGATCGCGGACGGCGCCCGCATCATCGTGCTCTCCGACCGCCACTGCACCGCCGAGCTCGCGCCCATCCCGTCGCTGCTGCTCACCGGCGCGATCCACCACCACCTGGTCCGCGAGAAGACCCGCACCCAGGTCGGCCTGCTGGTCGAGGCGGGCGACGTCCGCGAGGTCCACCACGTGGCGCTCCTCGTCGGCTACGGCGCGGCCGCGGTCAACCCGTACCTCGCGATGGAGTCGGTCGAGGACCTCGCGCGGGAGGCCTACTACGTCAAGGTCGACCCGGAAAAGGCGGTCGCCAACCTGATCAAGGCGCTCGGCAAGGGCGTGCTCAAGGTGATGTCCAAGATGGGCGTCTCGACGGTCGCGTCCTACACCGGCGCCAAGATCTTCGAGTCGGTCGGGCTGTCCCAGACGGTCGTCGACCGCTACTTCACCGGCACCACCTCCAAGCTCGGGGGCATCGAGCTCGACACGATCGCCGAGGAGGTCGCGCGCCGGCACGCCGTGGCGTACCCCCGTGGCGGCATCTCGCCGGCGCACCGCGAGCTCACCATCGGTGGCGAGTACCAGTGGCGCCGCGAGGGCGAGCCGCACCTGTTCGACCCCGAGACGGTCTTCCGGCTCCAGCACTCGACCCGCTCGGGCAGCTACGACGTCTTCAAGCAGTACACCGACCGCGTCAACCAGCAGTCCGAGCGGCTGATGACCCTGCGCGGACTGTTCACCTTCAAGGACGCCGCCGGATCCGGGCGCGAGCCCGTCGACATCGACGAGGTCGAGCCGGTCTCGGAGATCGTCAGGCGGTTCTCCACCGGCGCGATGTCCTACGGCTCGATCAGCCAGGAGGCGCACGAGACGCTCGCCATCGCGATGAACCGGTTGGGCGCCAAGTCCAACACCGGTGAGGGCGGCGAGGACCCCGACCGGCTGCACGACCCGGAGCGGCGCTCGGCGATCAAGCAGGTGGCCTCGGGCCGCTTCGGCGTGACGTCGGAGTATCTCACCAACGCCGACGACATCCAGATCAAGATGGCGCAGGGCGCCAAGCCCGGCGAGGGCGGTCAGCTGCCCGGCCACAAGGTCTACCCGTGGGTGGCGAAGACTCGGCACTCCACGCCGGGCGTGGGCCTGATCAGCCCGCCGCCGCACCACGACATCTACTCGATCGAGGACCTGGCCCAGCTGATCCACGACCTCAAGAACGCGAACCCGTCGGCACGGGTCCACGTCAAGCTGGTCTCGGAGGTCGGCATCGGCACGGTCGCGGCGGGGGTGTCCAAGGCGCACGCCGACGTCGTGCTGGTCTCCGGCCACGACGGCGGCACCGGCGCCTCGCCCCTCACCTCGCTCAAGCACGCCGGTGGTCCGTGGGAGCTCGGGCTCGCCGAGACCCAGCAGACGCTGCTGCTCAACGGCCTGCGCGACCGGATCGTCGTGCAGGCCGACGGCCAGCTCAAGACCGGCCGCGACGTGGTCGTCGCCGCGCTGCTCGGCGCGGAGGAGTACGGCTTCGCGACCGCCCCGCTGGTCGTCAGCGGCTGCATCATGATGCGGGTCTGCCACCTCGACACCTGCCCGGTGGGCGTGGCGACGCAGAACCCGGTGCTGCGCGAGCGGTTCAGCGGCAAGGCCGACTACGTCGTGAACTTCTTCGAGTTCATCGCCCAGGAGGTGCGCGAGATCCTCGCCGAGCTCGGGTTCCGCAGCCTCGACGAGGCGATCGGCCAGGTCGGCACGCTCGACGTCGCCGGGGCCGTCGACCACTGGAAGGCCTCCGGCCTCGACCTCACGCCGATCCTCCACCAGGCCTCGGCGCACGGTGAGTTCGGGCAGTTCGAGGACCAGGACCTGCGGTGCACCAAGGCCCAGGACCACGGGCTCGACAAGGCGCTCGACAACGAGCTGATCGCCATCGCCGCCCCGGCGCTCGAGACCGGCGAGCCGGTGCGGGCGCAGGTCACGGTCCGCAACGTCAACCGCACCGTCGGCACGATGCTCGGCCACGAGGTGACCAAGCGCTACAAGGGCGAGGGACTGCCGGACGGCACGATCGACATCACCCTCACCGGCTCGGCCGGCCAGTCGTTCGGTGCCTTCGTCCCGCGCGGCATCACGCTGCGCCTCGAGGGCGACGCCAACGACTACGTCGGCAAGGGCCTGTCGGGCGGGCGGATCGTCGTGCGTCCCGACCGGGCCGCGACGTTCGACGCCGCCGAGCAGATCATCGCCGGCAACACGATCGGCTACGGCGCCACGTCGGGCCAGATCTTCCTCAGCGGTCGCGCGGGGGAGCGGTTCTGCGTGCGCAACTCCGGCGCCAGCGCCGTCGTGGAGGGCGTGGGCGACCACGCCTGCGAGTACATGACCGGTGGCGTCGTGGTCGTCCTCGGCCCCACCGGCCGCAACCTCGCGGCCGGCATGTCGGGCGGCTACGCCTTCGTGCTCGACCTCGACGAGTCGCTCGTCAACCGCGAGCTCGTCGAGCTCGCGCCCGTCGAGGGCGAGGCGGCCGAGGAGCTCGAGCAGCTCGTCCGCCAGCACGCGGAGGAGACCGGGTCGGCCGTCGCGCAGGCCCTGCTCGCGGACTGGGCGACGTCGCTCCCGCGCTTCACCGAGGTGATGCCGCGCGACTTCAAGCGGGTCCTCGAGGCGCGCGCCGCCGCGCTCGCGGACGGTCTCGACGAGGACCAGGCGAACGCTCGCATCATGGAGGTCCTCCATGGCTGA
- the lgt gene encoding prolipoprotein diacylglyceryl transferase produces the protein MTSPLVTLMSIPSPSQGVWHLGPLPIRGYALCIILGIVAAIWIGEKRWVARGGAPGEVSDLAIWAVPFGLVGGRLYHVATDWELYFGEGKNPVTALYVWRGGLGIWGAIALGAVGVMLGCRARGIKVLPLLDALAPGVLVAQAMGRWGNWFNQELYGGPTNLPWGLEIDVAHREARYLDVATYHPTFLYECLWNLAAFAVLIWLDRRFRLGHGRVVALYVMLYTAGRGWIENMRIDEVQMNDVLGLRLNVWTSIVLFVLATAYFLWSTRRHPGREDVVRTKPPLGEEPAADEAEERSTADPTA, from the coding sequence ATGACCTCACCGCTGGTGACCCTGATGTCGATCCCGAGCCCGTCGCAGGGCGTGTGGCACCTCGGTCCGCTCCCGATCCGCGGCTACGCGCTGTGCATCATCCTCGGCATCGTCGCCGCCATCTGGATCGGCGAGAAGCGCTGGGTCGCGCGCGGCGGAGCGCCCGGCGAGGTCAGCGACCTCGCCATCTGGGCGGTCCCGTTCGGGCTGGTCGGTGGCCGGCTCTACCACGTCGCGACCGACTGGGAGCTCTACTTCGGGGAGGGCAAGAACCCGGTCACCGCGCTCTACGTCTGGCGTGGTGGCCTCGGCATCTGGGGCGCGATCGCCCTGGGCGCGGTCGGCGTGATGCTGGGCTGTCGCGCACGCGGGATCAAGGTGCTCCCGCTGCTCGACGCGCTCGCCCCGGGCGTGCTGGTCGCGCAGGCGATGGGCCGGTGGGGCAACTGGTTCAACCAGGAGCTCTACGGCGGGCCGACGAACCTCCCGTGGGGGCTCGAGATCGACGTCGCGCACCGCGAGGCGCGCTACCTCGACGTCGCGACGTACCACCCGACCTTCCTCTACGAGTGCCTGTGGAACCTCGCCGCCTTCGCGGTGCTGATCTGGCTCGACCGTCGCTTCCGGCTCGGCCACGGACGGGTGGTCGCGCTCTACGTCATGCTCTACACCGCCGGTCGCGGATGGATCGAGAACATGCGCATCGACGAGGTGCAGATGAACGACGTGCTCGGGCTGCGGCTCAACGTCTGGACCTCGATCGTCCTGTTCGTCCTCGCCACGGCGTACTTCCTCTGGTCGACGCGGCGCCACCCCGGCCGCGAGGACGTCGTGCGGACCAAGCCGCCGCTCGGGGAGGAGCCCGCCGCCGACGAGGCGGAGGAGCGCTCGACCGCCGATCCCACGGCCTGA
- a CDS encoding HGxxPAAW family protein: MAGGHGNTPAAWTAVSVAMLGFVLGSVALLQVPTQKTLLWIGIIVAVVAFPLFLVLSKLGFNTSDH; encoded by the coding sequence ATGGCTGGTGGCCACGGCAACACCCCCGCTGCTTGGACCGCTGTCTCGGTCGCGATGCTCGGCTTCGTCCTGGGCAGCGTCGCGCTGCTCCAGGTCCCGACGCAGAAGACGCTGCTGTGGATCGGCATCATCGTGGCGGTCGTGGCCTTCCCGCTGTTCCTGGTGCTCTCGAAGCTCGGCTTCAACACCTCCGACCACTGA